Proteins encoded in a region of the Streptomyces sp. NBC_00513 genome:
- a CDS encoding DUF4142 domain-containing protein, which yields MSVASRHVMGTGMVIGALAFTLIALLIPVQSFGGRASAAASAPAGDDDGAGVLSTAFGPLTPQDRDFIRKVRLAGLWELPAGRQAQERGARPTVRTAGEHLIEGHTELDRRVIEVGGALGVQLPDRPSDQQQGWLNQMTAAQGDEYERVFVQLLRRAHGKVFALVAQIRAQTRNSMVRELANDANTTVLDHISVLEATGLVDFDGLVDATPTPSTVSRPPTK from the coding sequence ATGTCGGTCGCGTCGAGACACGTGATGGGAACGGGCATGGTCATCGGAGCCCTCGCCTTCACGTTGATCGCGCTGCTGATTCCCGTGCAGAGCTTCGGTGGCAGAGCCTCCGCGGCCGCCTCGGCCCCGGCGGGCGACGACGACGGCGCCGGGGTGCTGAGTACCGCCTTCGGTCCACTGACCCCCCAGGACCGAGACTTCATCCGCAAGGTGCGCCTCGCCGGACTCTGGGAGCTGCCCGCCGGGCGTCAGGCCCAGGAACGCGGTGCGCGCCCCACGGTGCGGACCGCCGGGGAGCACCTCATCGAAGGCCACACCGAACTCGACCGCCGCGTCATAGAGGTGGGAGGCGCCCTCGGCGTCCAACTGCCGGACCGGCCGAGTGATCAGCAGCAGGGCTGGCTCAACCAGATGACCGCTGCCCAGGGTGACGAGTACGAACGCGTGTTCGTCCAGCTGCTGCGTCGGGCCCACGGCAAGGTGTTCGCGCTGGTCGCCCAGATCCGGGCCCAGACCCGCAACTCCATGGTCCGCGAGTTGGCCAATGACGCCAACACCACAGTCCTGGACCACATTTCGGTCCTCGAAGCCACCGGGCTGGTCGACTTCGACGGCCTGGTGGACGCCACTCCCACCCCCTCCACTGTTTCCCGACCCCCGACGAAGTGA
- a CDS encoding DUF1996 domain-containing protein, whose product MSQKGHKRRLRPTHKALAIVSALVLGGGGVVIVAQGASAGQDSARTAPVTATIDCPDVGDKLRAVPDQAKPEVDAKLAQLDTQIADSYKRLATGKAKGGALLGELKQKRDKTIADMSKAIGQSGGNAGQLQALGGCEMKQAAAADIPDAPGAQVGAQAAAPQNQAAKGANGGGPASSDFVAINTVRPNVANPGVKAGGSRGQLSVQCGRNQEKHFNPDNVIVAPGVSNGAHHMHDYVGNRTTDAFSTNNSLAASGTTCTNGDQSTYYWPVLRLRDGRAEKDANAPGGGQDANIGTILQPKQVTIDFKGSPVAKVTAMPRFMRIITGDAKAFTNGNANANASWSCTGFENRQLKDKYPICPKGSDVVRTFKFQSCWDGKNTDSANHRTHVAFAAANGACPAGMKAIPQLVQRIVYGVAPGAKFAVDSFPEQLHKPVTDHGDFINVMNNNLMNKAVQCINGGRACR is encoded by the coding sequence ATGAGTCAAAAGGGCCACAAACGCCGCTTGCGGCCGACGCACAAGGCCCTCGCCATCGTGTCCGCCCTGGTCCTGGGCGGCGGCGGGGTCGTGATCGTCGCGCAGGGGGCATCCGCCGGGCAGGACTCCGCGCGGACGGCGCCGGTGACGGCCACCATCGACTGTCCCGACGTGGGCGACAAACTTCGCGCGGTGCCCGACCAGGCCAAGCCCGAAGTCGACGCCAAACTCGCGCAGTTGGACACGCAGATCGCCGACTCCTACAAACGCCTCGCCACCGGCAAGGCCAAGGGCGGCGCACTCCTCGGCGAGCTGAAGCAGAAGCGCGACAAGACCATCGCCGACATGTCGAAGGCGATCGGCCAGTCCGGTGGCAACGCCGGGCAGTTGCAGGCCCTCGGCGGCTGCGAGATGAAGCAGGCCGCAGCCGCCGACATCCCGGACGCGCCCGGAGCCCAGGTCGGCGCCCAGGCGGCAGCCCCCCAGAACCAGGCCGCCAAGGGTGCCAACGGCGGCGGGCCGGCAAGCAGCGACTTCGTCGCCATCAACACGGTGCGGCCGAACGTGGCCAACCCCGGCGTGAAGGCCGGCGGCTCCCGGGGCCAGCTGTCCGTGCAGTGCGGACGCAACCAGGAGAAGCACTTCAACCCCGACAACGTCATCGTCGCCCCCGGCGTGAGCAACGGCGCCCACCACATGCACGACTACGTCGGCAACAGGACCACGGACGCCTTCTCCACCAACAACAGCCTGGCCGCCTCCGGCACCACATGCACCAACGGCGACCAGTCCACCTACTACTGGCCGGTCCTGCGCCTTCGCGACGGACGCGCCGAGAAGGACGCCAACGCCCCCGGCGGCGGCCAGGACGCCAACATCGGCACCATCCTCCAGCCGAAGCAGGTGACCATCGACTTCAAGGGCAGCCCCGTCGCCAAGGTCACCGCCATGCCGCGCTTCATGCGCATCATCACCGGTGACGCCAAGGCCTTCACCAACGGCAACGCCAACGCGAACGCGTCGTGGAGCTGCACGGGCTTCGAGAACCGCCAACTGAAGGACAAGTACCCGATCTGCCCCAAGGGCAGTGACGTGGTGCGCACCTTCAAGTTCCAGAGCTGCTGGGACGGCAAGAACACCGACAGCGCCAACCACCGCACCCACGTGGCCTTCGCCGCCGCCAACGGCGCCTGCCCGGCCGGAATGAAGGCCATCCCGCAGCTGGTCCAGCGGATCGTGTACGGAGTGGCGCCCGGCGCGAAGTTCGCCGTGGACAGCTTCCCCGAGCAGTTGCACAAGCCGGTCACCGACCACGGCGACTTCATCAACGTCATGAACAACAACCTGATGAACAAGGCCGTCCAGTGCATCAACGGCGGGCGCGCCTGCCGCTGA
- a CDS encoding RNA polymerase sigma factor: MSGPSDTSGRSRAPGRIGTSGRVGESDRELIRRIRRSCAREALDTEAFELLYRRHRPAALACARACSRAPQDAEDLVSEAFLRTLQAVRSGSGPRDHWRPYLLTVVRHTAVEWRAGDERVILTPDVESWCRPGPSGGDPQRRLVDGENRRLAARSFRNLPERWKAVLWHTLVEDDCPHQVPVLLGITQSAVTSLAFRAREGLREAYLGAHVDPADDARCRHFVSLLGAAVRRRGVSRRLARHLSVCRSCARAYRELSDLNTALRPGAPGVAARL, from the coding sequence ATGTCCGGCCCCTCAGACACATCCGGCCGGTCCCGCGCGCCCGGCCGGATCGGCACGTCCGGCCGCGTCGGCGAGTCCGATCGGGAACTCATCCGGCGGATCAGACGGTCCTGTGCCCGCGAGGCCCTGGACACCGAGGCCTTCGAGCTCCTTTACCGACGCCACCGCCCCGCGGCCCTCGCCTGTGCCCGAGCCTGTAGCCGGGCCCCGCAGGACGCCGAGGACCTCGTCTCCGAGGCTTTCCTGCGCACCCTCCAGGCCGTTCGCTCCGGCTCCGGCCCCAGGGACCACTGGCGCCCGTACCTGCTCACCGTCGTCCGGCACACGGCAGTCGAGTGGCGGGCCGGGGACGAACGCGTCATCCTCACGCCGGATGTCGAGTCCTGGTGCCGCCCCGGCCCCTCGGGGGGCGATCCGCAACGCCGGCTGGTGGACGGCGAGAACCGCCGGCTCGCCGCACGTTCCTTCCGCAACCTGCCCGAGCGCTGGAAAGCCGTCCTGTGGCACACCCTCGTCGAGGACGACTGCCCGCACCAGGTTCCCGTACTGCTGGGCATCACCCAGAGCGCCGTGACCTCGCTGGCCTTTCGCGCCCGCGAGGGGCTGCGCGAGGCGTACCTGGGCGCCCACGTGGACCCGGCCGACGACGCGCGCTGCCGCCACTTCGTCAGCCTGCTCGGCGCCGCGGTCAGGCGGCGCGGGGTTTCCCGCCGGCTCGCCCGCCACCTCTCGGTCTGCCGCTCCTGCGCGCGGGCCTACCGGGAGCTGAGCGACCTCAACACCGCGCTGCGCCCCGGCGCTCCGGGGGTGGCCGCACGCCTGTGA
- a CDS encoding CdaR family transcriptional regulator produces MCELLNRIWSRPRGEWTRVLRKELPALAAGIVEELRSDIPGFSTLIEDIDDEIVREHVESALLTVLGYREPSVTPQDEAADQIQPARQAEPARNPRQQDADALFPQDVHGGGSLPTLKAVPSQGFSTGPERARRELFAVLTSDMPMSDIALAELAGAARWPLPSSVRAIALVSPGETQQLAAVLDDALAGLVNGQPCLLVPAPDPDTRTTLESSLRGRFAAVGHPVPPRDTASSLRWAVRLLNLTPTRSGPEARAVFVDDHLSTLMLLQDEPLAHALATRWLRPLADLTPRQSERLEVTLLAWLEGGGAPEAAKALSVHPQTVRYRMRQLEKLFGPGLRDPRTRFELEMALRSRRLMAQVRRQHSRVTRRARVVTADFRPPLGAGRMARVNGL; encoded by the coding sequence ATGTGCGAACTTCTGAACCGCATCTGGTCCCGCCCACGCGGCGAATGGACCCGGGTCCTGCGAAAGGAACTACCCGCGCTGGCCGCGGGGATCGTGGAGGAACTGCGGAGCGACATCCCCGGTTTCTCCACTCTCATCGAGGACATCGACGACGAGATCGTCAGAGAGCACGTGGAGTCGGCCCTGCTCACGGTCCTCGGTTACCGCGAACCGTCGGTAACACCGCAGGATGAGGCAGCAGATCAGATTCAGCCGGCCCGGCAGGCAGAGCCGGCCCGAAACCCTCGGCAGCAGGACGCGGACGCGCTCTTCCCTCAGGACGTGCACGGCGGCGGCTCGTTGCCCACGCTCAAGGCGGTCCCCTCCCAGGGATTCAGCACAGGGCCCGAACGTGCTCGGCGAGAGCTCTTCGCCGTTCTCACGTCTGACATGCCCATGTCCGATATAGCCCTGGCCGAACTGGCCGGCGCGGCCCGCTGGCCGCTGCCCTCCTCCGTCCGGGCCATCGCCCTGGTCTCCCCCGGCGAAACCCAGCAACTCGCGGCCGTCCTCGACGACGCCCTGGCCGGACTGGTCAACGGCCAACCCTGCCTCCTGGTCCCCGCCCCCGACCCGGACACCCGCACCACACTCGAGAGCTCCCTGCGCGGCCGATTCGCCGCCGTCGGACACCCCGTCCCACCCCGCGACACCGCCTCCTCCCTCCGCTGGGCCGTACGCCTGCTCAACCTCACCCCCACCCGCTCCGGCCCCGAAGCACGCGCCGTGTTCGTCGACGACCACCTCTCCACCCTCATGCTCCTCCAGGACGAACCCCTCGCCCACGCACTCGCCACCCGCTGGCTGCGCCCCCTCGCCGACCTCACCCCCCGCCAGAGCGAACGACTCGAAGTCACACTCCTCGCCTGGCTCGAAGGAGGCGGCGCACCCGAAGCCGCGAAAGCCCTCAGCGTCCACCCCCAGACCGTCCGCTACCGCATGCGCCAACTCGAGAAGCTCTTCGGCCCCGGACTCCGCGACCCCCGCACCCGCTTCGAACTCGAAATGGCCCTCCGCAGCAGGCGCCTCATGGCCCAGGTCAGACGCCAACACTCCCGAGTGACCCGCAGGGCCCGCGTCGTCACCGCCGACTTCCGCCCACCACTGGGCGCCGGACGCATGGCCCGAGTCAACGGCCTCTAA